A single window of Chitinophagales bacterium DNA harbors:
- a CDS encoding ATP-binding protein — MSKQIVFRQIIADFIHRALPKTMSREVVLPVNVSKIVSVIGARRVGKTFILFDLIRQLREEMPADRLVYVNFEDDRLFQLQLTDLDDLLRAYYELYPLNKQNLVYFFFDEIQEVPHWEKFVRRLLDTENCRIYVTGSSSKLLSRELATGLRGRTLSFEVFPLSFHEFLTFQDLHFNTDTSEGQALAKYQLRKYIRQGGFPELLTLPEYLHQRTINEYIDLMLYRDLVERFGIKNPSLLKHLMKYLFTNIANLLSTHKIYNDLKSQGFAVGKNTVYDYMTYLEEAFAVFSVQKWSRSVRKQMMNPNKIYALDPSYKYDMSISEDIGRVFENMVFLALKRKHSEIHYFTEKQEVDFVLPDNSLINAAYDLPLLTKQRELNSLVEGMNYFEKENALLITWDGFEDVKIENKMIQIRPLWWFFEPQNV, encoded by the coding sequence ATGTCCAAGCAAATAGTATTCAGGCAAATTATTGCAGATTTCATTCATCGTGCACTTCCCAAAACAATGAGTAGGGAAGTGGTTTTACCCGTCAATGTTTCAAAAATTGTGTCTGTTATTGGAGCAAGACGAGTAGGTAAAACGTTTATACTTTTTGACCTCATTCGACAACTTCGGGAAGAAATGCCTGCCGATAGATTGGTGTATGTTAACTTTGAAGACGATCGACTTTTTCAATTGCAGTTAACAGACTTAGATGATTTACTGCGAGCCTATTATGAGTTGTACCCATTGAACAAGCAAAATCTCGTATATTTCTTTTTTGATGAAATACAAGAAGTTCCCCATTGGGAAAAGTTTGTACGCAGATTATTGGATACCGAAAATTGCAGAATATATGTGACAGGTTCTTCTTCAAAGTTATTGAGTAGAGAATTGGCAACAGGTTTGAGGGGCAGAACTTTATCCTTTGAAGTTTTCCCACTTAGTTTCCACGAGTTTTTGACCTTTCAAGACTTGCACTTTAACACCGATACATCTGAAGGACAAGCACTTGCTAAATACCAATTGCGAAAATACATACGGCAAGGTGGATTTCCAGAATTACTCACCCTTCCCGAATATTTGCATCAAAGAACCATCAATGAATACATTGATTTGATGCTCTATAGAGATTTGGTCGAACGGTTTGGTATCAAAAATCCAAGTTTACTAAAGCATTTGATGAAATATTTATTCACCAATATTGCAAACTTACTAAGTACCCATAAGATTTACAACGACTTAAAATCGCAGGGTTTTGCAGTGGGAAAAAATACGGTTTATGACTACATGACCTATTTAGAAGAAGCTTTTGCGGTGTTTAGTGTCCAAAAGTGGAGTCGTTCTGTTCGGAAACAAATGATGAATCCCAACAAAATATATGCCCTCGACCCAAGTTATAAATATGACATGAGCATTAGCGAAGATATAGGGCGGGTTTTTGAGAATATGGTTTTTTTGGCTTTGAAGCGAAAACACAGTGAAATTCATTATTTTACGGAAAAACAGGAAGTAGATTTCGTATTGCCCGATAACTCTCTTATCAATGCCGCTTATGATTTACCGCTATTGACCAAGCAAAGAGAACTGAATAGTCTTGTGGAAGGGATGAATTATTTTGAAAAGGAAAATGCTTTGTTGATTACTTGGGATGGTTTTGAAGATGTGAAAATAGAAAACAAAATGATACAAATCCGTCCGCTTTGGTGGTTTTTTGAGCCACAAAATGTTTAG
- a CDS encoding TRAP transporter substrate-binding protein: MSKLDRKDFLKKTALAAVTIPAMITACSSESNGNSKEEGGSVQSGKKYKWKMVTTWPPNFPILGEGAEMFAEWVEQMSNGRLSIKVYGGGELVPALEAFDAVSSGTVEMSSGAAYYWAGKVPAAQFFASVPFGMNAQQMNAWMISGGGMELWREVYADFNVIPMLGGNTGVQMGGWFNREINSVADLKGLKMRIPGLGGKVLEKAGGAAVLSAGSELYTNLERGVIDATEWIGPFHDYRMGFHKIAKYYYTPGWHELGSVLELGINKQSFEQLPKDLQVILETASMRLNLWTLAEIETKNAEYLEKIKAEGKIEIREFPDEVLAQLRVYTEEVIAELVASDPVAKKVYDSFEGFRKQIKAWSALTEKVYYDKIEV; the protein is encoded by the coding sequence ATGTCCAAACTCGATCGCAAAGATTTCTTGAAAAAAACCGCTCTGGCGGCTGTCACCATCCCTGCAATGATAACCGCTTGCAGCAGTGAAAGCAATGGCAATTCCAAAGAAGAAGGTGGCAGCGTACAATCTGGCAAAAAATACAAGTGGAAAATGGTGACAACTTGGCCCCCCAACTTTCCGATTTTGGGCGAAGGTGCAGAAATGTTTGCAGAATGGGTAGAGCAGATGTCCAATGGACGATTGAGCATCAAGGTATATGGAGGCGGTGAATTGGTTCCTGCTTTGGAGGCATTTGATGCGGTCAGCAGTGGAACGGTAGAAATGAGTAGTGGAGCAGCCTATTATTGGGCGGGAAAAGTGCCTGCTGCTCAGTTTTTTGCATCGGTACCGTTTGGCATGAATGCCCAACAGATGAATGCATGGATGATAAGTGGCGGCGGTATGGAATTGTGGCGAGAGGTATATGCCGACTTCAATGTGATACCGATGTTGGGCGGCAATACAGGCGTGCAAATGGGCGGTTGGTTCAACCGTGAAATCAACTCGGTTGCCGATTTGAAGGGCTTGAAAATGCGTATTCCTGGACTGGGTGGAAAGGTATTGGAAAAAGCGGGTGGGGCTGCTGTTTTATCGGCTGGTAGTGAACTTTATACGAATTTGGAAAGGGGCGTAATTGATGCAACGGAATGGATTGGTCCTTTTCACGATTACCGCATGGGTTTCCACAAAATCGCCAAGTATTATTACACCCCAGGATGGCATGAATTGGGATCGGTTTTGGAATTGGGTATCAACAAACAAAGTTTTGAGCAACTTCCCAAAGACCTTCAAGTGATTTTGGAAACGGCCTCCATGCGCCTCAATTTGTGGACTTTGGCAGAAATTGAAACCAAAAATGCGGAATACCTCGAAAAAATAAAAGCGGAGGGAAAAATTGAAATTCGGGAATTTCCCGATGAAGTATTGGCTCAATTGCGGGTATATACGGAGGAGGTCATTGCAGAATTAGTGGCAAGTGATCCTGTTGCCAAAAAAGTGTATGATTCTTTTGAAGGTTTTAGAAAACAAATCAAAGCTTGGTCTGCTTTAACAGAAAAGGTTTATTACGATAAGATTGAAGTGTAA
- a CDS encoding glyoxalase/bleomycin resistance/extradiol dioxygenase family protein, with amino-acid sequence MIVQFNPYLTFNGNCREAMTFYKDCLGGTLHFQTIGDSPMADEIPFKFRDYILHATLTKNKWVLMGSDIVAESGRVVGNSVSLMVHCSSEEEIRTCYQKMSDACQCSHPLESTFWGALFGGLTDKFGNQWLFNCELNK; translated from the coding sequence ATGATTGTGCAATTTAATCCTTACTTGACCTTCAATGGCAATTGCCGTGAAGCGATGACTTTCTACAAAGATTGTCTGGGGGGAACACTTCATTTTCAAACCATTGGCGATTCGCCAATGGCTGATGAAATACCTTTCAAATTTAGAGATTACATCTTACATGCTACACTCACAAAAAATAAATGGGTGCTGATGGGGTCGGATATAGTTGCTGAATCGGGCCGTGTAGTAGGAAACTCCGTTTCGCTAATGGTTCATTGCAGTAGTGAAGAAGAAATCCGAACCTGTTATCAAAAGATGTCAGATGCTTGTCAATGCTCACATCCTTTAGAAAGCACTTTTTGGGGAGCTTTATTTGGAGGGCTTACAGATAAATTTGGAAATCAGTGGTTATTTAATTGTGAATTGAATAAATAA
- a CDS encoding YjjG family noncanonical pyrimidine nucleotidase yields the protein MPYQYLLFDADNTLFDFDQTAKDAFAATFTSFGITQEAHHFDQYLGISQQCWRDFEQKKIDQDTLRRVRFELFFEAAAIAGDALHFNEQYLQNLVHHSSLLEGAFEVLQQLHGKIPMAIITNGLKEVQRPRLQRTGLTPYFEAIIVSDEIGVSKPHTPFFDHTFEQIDFPNKSEVLVIGDSLSSDIQGGNNYGLHTCWYNPKGLDNHLGVLPTYEIQDLKELHGIVL from the coding sequence ATGCCCTATCAATACCTCCTGTTTGATGCAGACAACACCCTTTTTGACTTCGACCAAACCGCCAAAGATGCTTTTGCAGCAACCTTCACCAGCTTCGGAATCACACAAGAAGCCCATCATTTCGACCAATATCTTGGCATCAGTCAACAATGTTGGCGGGATTTTGAGCAGAAAAAAATAGACCAAGATACGCTCAGGCGGGTGCGTTTTGAGTTGTTTTTTGAAGCAGCAGCCATTGCAGGAGATGCCCTACACTTCAATGAGCAGTACCTCCAAAACCTTGTGCATCACAGCAGTTTGTTGGAGGGAGCATTCGAGGTATTGCAGCAACTGCATGGAAAAATTCCTATGGCCATCATTACCAACGGATTGAAGGAAGTACAGCGTCCTCGATTGCAGCGCACAGGCTTGACTCCTTATTTTGAAGCCATCATTGTGTCAGACGAAATAGGTGTCTCCAAACCACATACTCCTTTTTTCGACCATACCTTTGAGCAGATTGATTTTCCCAATAAATCGGAGGTATTGGTGATTGGCGACAGTTTGAGTTCTGATATTCAAGGGGGTAACAATTATGGTTTGCATACCTGTTGGTACAATCCAAAAGGCTTAGACAATCATTTGGGAGTTTTGCCGACTTATGAGATTCAGGATTTGAAGGAACTACATGGGATTGTTTTGTAG
- a CDS encoding RluA family pseudouridine synthase encodes MSKKNNQVIEVVFEDDDLLIVNKPSSIYTLPDRYNPAIPNLYTHLQRQYGEIFVVHRLDAETSGIICFAKNKDAHRKLSQDFQKRKVEKTYFTIIKGRLIQKEGTIDLKILENPMRRGTMRANKNGKTAVTHYKVVEEFKLFSAVEVVLETGRMHQIRVHFQAIGHPLAVDSIYGEGDGFYLSMVKKRYQIGKFEEERPTLSRLSLHAFRLTLIHPSSQEKVTFEAPLPKDMEVMLKQLRKYNQVVH; translated from the coding sequence ATGTCCAAAAAAAACAATCAGGTTATTGAAGTTGTATTTGAAGATGATGATTTGTTGATTGTCAACAAACCATCGTCTATCTACACTTTGCCAGACCGCTACAATCCTGCCATTCCCAATTTATACACCCATTTGCAGCGTCAATATGGGGAAATTTTTGTGGTTCACCGCTTAGATGCTGAGACAAGCGGCATTATTTGTTTTGCCAAAAACAAGGATGCACATCGAAAGCTGTCACAAGATTTCCAAAAACGAAAAGTGGAGAAAACCTATTTTACCATTATCAAAGGGCGGCTCATTCAAAAGGAAGGCACGATCGACCTCAAAATCTTAGAAAACCCCATGCGTAGAGGAACGATGCGGGCGAATAAAAACGGTAAAACAGCGGTGACGCACTACAAAGTCGTGGAAGAATTTAAGCTGTTTTCGGCAGTGGAAGTCGTGTTGGAAACTGGGAGAATGCACCAAATTCGTGTTCATTTCCAAGCAATTGGGCATCCGCTTGCAGTTGATTCAATTTATGGAGAAGGGGATGGTTTTTATCTTTCGATGGTGAAAAAACGCTACCAAATAGGTAAGTTTGAAGAGGAACGTCCGACTTTGAGCCGTTTGTCTTTACACGCCTTTCGATTGACGCTTATTCATCCAAGTTCGCAGGAAAAGGTAACATTTGAAGCTCCTTTGCCCAAAGATATGGAGGTCATGTTGAAGCAGTTGCGGAAGTACAATCAGGTCGTGCATTAG
- a CDS encoding DoxX family protein: protein MKKNKIIYWIATIIIFLFEGVMPALTSQTELAKEGIRHLGYPEYFGNALVVFKILGVLILVIPNLPKRLKEWAYAGFVFDFVFASISHGAVDGFDFQTIFPLIFLAILMVSYVYYHKINSSNEMQLSY, encoded by the coding sequence GTGAAAAAGAATAAAATTATCTATTGGATAGCAACCATTATCATCTTCTTGTTTGAAGGAGTAATGCCTGCTTTGACCTCACAAACCGAACTTGCCAAAGAAGGAATCCGACATTTGGGATATCCCGAATATTTTGGCAATGCTTTGGTTGTCTTCAAAATTTTAGGAGTGTTGATTTTGGTCATTCCAAACCTTCCCAAACGATTAAAAGAATGGGCTTATGCAGGTTTTGTATTTGACTTTGTATTTGCCTCCATCAGTCATGGAGCAGTGGACGGATTTGATTTTCAAACCATTTTTCCATTGATTTTTTTGGCAATTCTAATGGTTTCTTATGTCTATTACCACAAAATCAACTCATCAAATGAAATGCAGTTGTCTTACTAA
- a CDS encoding DUF2911 domain-containing protein: MKGFLQISICLIVCVLFNTFTANAQLKTPAPSPSSELEQTVGLTEVKIEYSRPSKKGRDIFGDLVPYGVMWRTGANASTKVSFSKDVKVGGKELKKGKYALYTIPGESEWTIIFHNNITHGGTGGDNYKEEEDAVRFMVKPTKIGHTVETFTIDVSDLKDNSANINLTWANTMVSIPLSVGTTEAVMADIKNIMAGPSWNDYYAAARFYAENDQDLNQAHEWMSKALEMGGNEKFWVLRQMSLIEAKMKKYKDAVATAEKSLALAKEANNNDYIKMNEESIAEWAKMK, from the coding sequence ATGAAAGGATTTTTGCAAATCTCGATTTGTCTTATTGTTTGTGTGTTGTTCAACACTTTTACGGCTAATGCGCAATTGAAAACCCCTGCGCCGAGTCCTTCGAGCGAGTTGGAACAAACTGTTGGCTTGACAGAAGTAAAGATTGAGTATTCCCGTCCAAGCAAAAAAGGAAGGGATATTTTTGGTGATTTGGTTCCTTATGGTGTGATGTGGCGCACAGGTGCGAATGCTTCTACTAAGGTTTCTTTTAGCAAAGATGTGAAAGTGGGTGGCAAAGAATTGAAGAAAGGAAAATATGCGCTTTACACGATTCCTGGTGAATCAGAATGGACGATTATTTTTCACAACAACATCACTCATGGAGGTACTGGCGGTGATAACTACAAGGAAGAAGAAGATGCAGTGCGTTTTATGGTGAAGCCTACTAAAATAGGTCATACTGTGGAAACTTTTACCATTGATGTAAGTGACCTGAAAGATAATAGCGCAAATATTAACTTGACTTGGGCCAACACTATGGTTTCTATTCCTTTGAGTGTAGGCACTACCGAGGCGGTAATGGCAGATATCAAAAACATCATGGCTGGACCTTCTTGGAACGATTATTATGCTGCGGCTCGTTTTTATGCAGAAAATGATCAGGATTTGAATCAGGCTCACGAATGGATGTCGAAAGCATTAGAAATGGGCGGCAATGAAAAATTCTGGGTTTTGCGTCAGATGTCTTTGATTGAAGCAAAAATGAAAAAATACAAAGATGCAGTTGCAACCGCTGAAAAATCATTGGCTTTGGCTAAAGAAGCGAACAACAATGATTACATAAAAATGAATGAGGAATCCATTGCAGAATGGGCAAAGATGAAGTAA
- a CDS encoding GyrI-like domain-containing protein — MSNIPSFKLIEKEAIHLIGMCMFGNFHEQNTIPELWQEFNPYLQDIPNRVNENQCFGLEIYSDSFMKTNKWHYMTAVEVSTLETIPLLTVAKTLPPSQYAVFTHKGTVQTIAQTFQYIYQTWLPNADYEIAAPFDFEFYDERFKGGGADSETDIYLPVRPKDFS; from the coding sequence ATGTCCAATATTCCATCTTTCAAACTAATCGAAAAAGAAGCCATCCATCTAATCGGTATGTGCATGTTTGGCAATTTTCATGAGCAAAACACCATTCCTGAACTTTGGCAAGAGTTCAACCCTTACTTGCAAGATATACCCAATCGGGTAAATGAAAATCAATGCTTTGGGCTAGAAATCTACAGCGATAGTTTTATGAAAACTAACAAATGGCACTACATGACAGCTGTTGAAGTAAGTACTTTGGAGACAATTCCTCTACTGACCGTTGCCAAAACACTGCCGCCCAGCCAGTATGCCGTGTTCACCCACAAAGGAACTGTTCAGACCATTGCTCAAACCTTCCAATACATCTACCAGACTTGGCTGCCCAATGCCGACTATGAGATTGCAGCCCCGTTTGACTTTGAGTTTTACGATGAAAGGTTCAAAGGAGGAGGAGCAGATTCCGAAACAGATATTTACCTGCCTGTTAGACCAAAAGATTTTTCCTAA
- a CDS encoding YggS family pyridoxal phosphate-dependent enzyme: MNLTMMDLQKLQALKAQLSEHKVKLVAVSKTKPIEVILEFYEAGHKAFGENKVQELVEKYEQMPKDIEWHFIGHLQSNKVKYIASFVHLIHGVDSFKLLQEINKQAAKNDRIIDCLLQMHIAEESTKFGFDESEVFEVLQDSDFEALENVRIAGVMGMATYTDDTQQVRREFHQLQQIFEALKNRFFEGQDSFKEISMGMSGDYELAIEEGSTMVRVGSLLFGSR; encoded by the coding sequence TTGAATTTAACGATGATGGATTTACAAAAATTACAAGCACTAAAAGCACAGTTAAGTGAACACAAAGTAAAATTGGTAGCGGTTTCTAAGACCAAACCGATTGAAGTGATTTTGGAATTTTACGAAGCTGGACACAAGGCGTTTGGTGAAAATAAGGTGCAAGAATTGGTGGAAAAATATGAACAAATGCCCAAAGACATTGAATGGCATTTTATCGGACACCTTCAAAGTAATAAGGTGAAATACATTGCATCTTTTGTGCATCTGATTCATGGAGTAGACAGTTTTAAGCTGCTGCAAGAAATCAACAAACAGGCTGCTAAAAATGACCGAATCATTGACTGCCTCCTTCAAATGCACATTGCAGAAGAAAGCACAAAGTTTGGCTTTGATGAATCGGAAGTTTTTGAAGTGCTGCAAGATTCGGATTTTGAAGCCTTGGAGAATGTGCGTATTGCTGGCGTGATGGGCATGGCGACTTATACGGATGATACGCAGCAGGTGAGACGGGAATTTCACCAACTCCAACAAATTTTTGAAGCCTTGAAAAATCGCTTTTTTGAAGGGCAAGATTCTTTCAAAGAGATTTCGATGGGCATGTCGGGAGATTACGAATTGGCGATTGAAGAAGGGAGTACGATGGTGCGGGTTGGGAGTTTGTTGTTTGGGAGTCGGTGA
- a CDS encoding glycoside hydrolase family 97 protein, with amino-acid sequence MKHSLLHSLGILFFVLFLQGCQPAPNSEATTSLPSPSKNIRLQWFLNSDGVPSYTVTYKDKTVIDTSTLGGFDFKDAPTLAKGMKLLNSETSTVFESWEMPWGEQRMVENHYNELTLHLQESEAPNRLIDLHFKVYDDGLGFRYEFPEQANWTEAIIMDEHTQFKLTGDHTCWWIPGDWDIYEHLYNTTKFSAIDALSKQNHPNLGQTYIPENAVNTPVTMKTADGLHLSFHEANLTNYSGMTLKVDKDNLLMESELVGSKRLGYKAKVELPFNTPWRTIQIAETAGGLIDSKLIVNLNEPNKLGDISWFKPTKYVGIWWEMHLGKSTWQLEGGKHGATTANAKRFIDFAAANNIGGILVEGWNTGWEHWIGFEDREGVFDFVTPYADYDLKEVVRYGKEKGVELIMHHETSAAPRTYEQQLDTAFALMQSLDIHAVKTGYVGKIIPKDEFHHGQWMVNHYRKVLETGAKYKVAINAHEPIKDTGIRRTLPNAISREGLRGQEFNAWASDGGNPPEHLTIVPFTRMLGGPIDFTPGVFNIKLSPYKDDNQVNTTLAQQLALYVVLYSPVQMACDLPEFYQEGKHPAFQFIRDVAVDWETSKTLNGEVGEYVTIARQERGSNNWFLGSVTDENTRDLKVKLDFLEAGKKYAATLYLDGDKAHWDDNPTDYKIEKHTVDSETVLDLHLAAGGGAAVSLMVE; translated from the coding sequence ATGAAACATTCTTTACTCCATTCCTTGGGCATACTATTTTTTGTCCTATTCCTTCAAGGTTGCCAACCCGCCCCAAATTCTGAGGCGACAACTTCACTTCCTTCCCCTTCTAAAAACATTCGACTTCAATGGTTTTTGAACAGTGACGGAGTCCCTTCCTATACAGTTACTTACAAAGACAAAACAGTAATTGATACATCCACTTTAGGAGGTTTCGACTTCAAAGATGCCCCTACTTTGGCAAAAGGCATGAAACTACTCAACAGCGAAACAAGCACCGTTTTTGAAAGCTGGGAAATGCCGTGGGGTGAACAGCGAATGGTCGAAAATCACTACAATGAATTGACGCTACATTTGCAGGAAAGTGAAGCACCAAACCGCTTGATCGACCTTCACTTCAAAGTATATGACGATGGTTTGGGATTTCGCTACGAATTTCCCGAACAAGCAAATTGGACAGAAGCCATCATAATGGACGAACACACCCAATTCAAACTCACAGGCGACCACACTTGTTGGTGGATTCCTGGCGATTGGGACATTTACGAACACCTCTACAATACCACTAAGTTCTCTGCAATTGACGCATTGAGCAAACAAAACCATCCCAACTTAGGACAAACCTATATTCCCGAAAATGCAGTCAATACGCCTGTCACCATGAAAACCGCAGACGGATTGCACCTCAGTTTCCATGAAGCCAATTTGACCAACTATTCGGGCATGACTTTGAAGGTGGACAAAGACAACTTGCTGATGGAAAGCGAATTGGTTGGGTCAAAACGCTTGGGCTACAAAGCCAAAGTAGAACTTCCCTTCAATACGCCGTGGAGAACGATTCAAATTGCAGAAACAGCAGGTGGATTGATTGATTCTAAGTTGATTGTAAACCTCAATGAACCCAACAAATTGGGAGACATTTCTTGGTTCAAACCGACAAAATATGTGGGTATTTGGTGGGAAATGCACTTGGGCAAGTCCACTTGGCAACTCGAAGGCGGCAAACACGGTGCGACTACTGCCAATGCCAAACGTTTCATTGACTTTGCAGCAGCGAACAACATTGGAGGCATTTTGGTCGAAGGTTGGAACACAGGCTGGGAGCATTGGATTGGTTTTGAAGACCGTGAAGGCGTGTTTGACTTTGTGACCCCTTATGCCGACTACGACCTCAAAGAAGTGGTGCGCTACGGCAAAGAAAAAGGTGTGGAACTCATCATGCACCACGAAACCTCGGCCGCTCCCCGCACCTATGAGCAGCAATTGGATACCGCTTTCGCGCTGATGCAAAGTTTGGATATTCATGCTGTGAAGACGGGATATGTCGGTAAAATCATTCCGAAAGACGAATTCCACCACGGTCAATGGATGGTGAATCACTACCGCAAAGTCTTGGAAACAGGTGCGAAATACAAAGTGGCCATCAATGCTCACGAACCCATCAAAGACACGGGTATTCGCCGAACTTTACCCAATGCTATTTCCAGAGAAGGCTTGCGTGGACAAGAGTTCAACGCTTGGGCTTCGGATGGCGGCAATCCTCCCGAACATTTGACCATCGTGCCGTTTACCCGAATGTTGGGTGGACCGATTGACTTCACGCCTGGGGTTTTCAACATCAAACTGAGTCCCTACAAAGACGACAATCAGGTGAATACAACTTTGGCGCAACAATTGGCTTTGTATGTGGTGCTGTACAGCCCTGTCCAAATGGCTTGCGATCTGCCCGAATTTTATCAAGAAGGCAAACATCCTGCTTTTCAGTTTATTCGAGATGTGGCGGTGGATTGGGAAACTTCCAAAACGCTAAACGGCGAAGTGGGTGAATATGTAACGATTGCCCGACAAGAAAGAGGTTCGAACAACTGGTTTTTGGGAAGTGTGACGGATGAAAATACGAGGGATTTGAAGGTGAAATTGGACTTTTTGGAAGCAGGTAAAAAATATGCCGCAACGCTGTATTTGGATGGTGACAAAGCGCATTGGGACGATAATCCTACGGACTACAAAATTGAAAAACACACAGTGGATAGCGAAACGGTCTTGGACTTACACTTGGCTGCTGGCGGTGGTGCTGCGGTGAGTTTGATGGTGGAGTAG